The following are encoded together in the Oncorhynchus kisutch isolate 150728-3 linkage group LG8, Okis_V2, whole genome shotgun sequence genome:
- the LOC109895750 gene encoding fibroblast growth factor 17 isoform X2, whose amino-acid sequence MYGINQRCIYISFHFFVLWCHAQYVREQGAVTDQFSRRQVRVYQLYSRTSGKHVQIQGKRVTATAEDGNNYARLFVETDTFGSRVRIKGAESGRYLCMNGKGKLVGKLNGRSRDCIFTEIVLENNYTAFQNAKYEGWYVAFTRKGRPIKASKTRENQREVHFIKRLHKGPLPFPNMDRIKHFEFISFPPTRRAKRNRKSQAAA is encoded by the exons ATGTATGGAATAAATCAGCGCTGTATTTACAT ATCTTTTCATTTCTTCGTGCTGTGGTGCCATGCTCAG TATGTGAGGGAGCAGGGCGCAGTGACGGACCAGTTTAGCCGGCGACAGGTCAGGGTTTACCAACTATACAGCCGGACCAGCGGGAAGCACGTCCAGATACAGGGCAAGAGGGTCACTGCCACTGCTGAGGACGGCAACAATTACG CACGTCTCTTTGTAGAAACTGACACCTTTGGCAGTCGGGTTCGGATCAAAGGTGCAGAGAGTGGACGTTACCTCTGTATGAACGGGAAGGGGAAACTAGTTGGAAAG CTTAATGGAAGAAGCAGGGATTGTATCTTCACAGAGATTGTTCTGGAGAACAATTACACTGCCTTCCAGAATGCCAAGTATGAGGGCTGGTATGTGGCTTTCACTAGGAAAGGTAGACCCATCAAAGCCTCAAAGACGAGGGAGAACCAGAGAGAGGTCCATTTCATCAAGAGGCTACACAAGGGCCCACTACCTTTCCCCAACATGGATAGAATCAAACACTTTGAGTTCATCAGTTTTCCCCCCACCCGTCGCGCAAAACGGAACAGGAAATCACAGGCTGCTGCCTAG
- the LOC109895750 gene encoding fibroblast growth factor 17 isoform X1 — MYGINQRCIYISFHFFVLWCHAQGENHPSPNFNQYVREQGAVTDQFSRRQVRVYQLYSRTSGKHVQIQGKRVTATAEDGNNYARLFVETDTFGSRVRIKGAESGRYLCMNGKGKLVGKLNGRSRDCIFTEIVLENNYTAFQNAKYEGWYVAFTRKGRPIKASKTRENQREVHFIKRLHKGPLPFPNMDRIKHFEFISFPPTRRAKRNRKSQAAA; from the exons ATGTATGGAATAAATCAGCGCTGTATTTACAT ATCTTTTCATTTCTTCGTGCTGTGGTGCCATGCTCAG GGGGAGAATCACCCGTCTCCTAATTTTAACCAGTATGTGAGGGAGCAGGGCGCAGTGACGGACCAGTTTAGCCGGCGACAGGTCAGGGTTTACCAACTATACAGCCGGACCAGCGGGAAGCACGTCCAGATACAGGGCAAGAGGGTCACTGCCACTGCTGAGGACGGCAACAATTACG CACGTCTCTTTGTAGAAACTGACACCTTTGGCAGTCGGGTTCGGATCAAAGGTGCAGAGAGTGGACGTTACCTCTGTATGAACGGGAAGGGGAAACTAGTTGGAAAG CTTAATGGAAGAAGCAGGGATTGTATCTTCACAGAGATTGTTCTGGAGAACAATTACACTGCCTTCCAGAATGCCAAGTATGAGGGCTGGTATGTGGCTTTCACTAGGAAAGGTAGACCCATCAAAGCCTCAAAGACGAGGGAGAACCAGAGAGAGGTCCATTTCATCAAGAGGCTACACAAGGGCCCACTACCTTTCCCCAACATGGATAGAATCAAACACTTTGAGTTCATCAGTTTTCCCCCCACCCGTCGCGCAAAACGGAACAGGAAATCACAGGCTGCTGCCTAG